One part of the Clostridiaceae bacterium genome encodes these proteins:
- the fusA gene encoding elongation factor G, which translates to MPRQINLENIRNIGIMAHIDAGKTTTTERILFYTGKVHRMGETHEGDATMDFMEQEQERGITISSAATTAYWKDHRINIIDTPGHVDFTVEVERSLRVLDGSVTLFCAKGGVEPQSETVWRQADKYHVPRIAYVNKMDTIGADFFNCIQMMKDRLHANAIPIQLPIGKEENFQGIADLVTMRAHYYRDELGQVIEEGPIPEEMKDIVQKYRDILIEAVAEQDEELTIKYLEGEELTEEEIRAGIRKATIGAKMVPVLCGSSYKNKGVQQLLDAVVYYLPSPIDIPPVHGFSTDHDEELVRKADDNEPFSALAFKIIMDPYVGKLCFFRVYSGQLKAGSYVLNSTKNKKERIGRLLLVHANHREDVDAVYAGDIAAAVGLKDTTTGDTLCDENHPIVLESMEFPEPVISIAIEPKSKAGQEKMDIALQKLSEEDPTFKVYNNPETGQTVISGMGELHLDIIVDRMMREFKVEANVGSPQVAYKETIRKPVKSEGKFVRQSGGRGQYGHCWIEIEPLPKGEGYIFENKIVGGAIPKEFIPAIDAGIQEAMKSGILGGYQVLDVKVTLVDGSYHEVDSSEMAFKIAASMAFKEGCRKADPVLLEPIMKVDIVVPEEYLGDVMGDINSRRGRISGIEARSGAQVITAYVPLAQMFGYATELRSKTQGRGVFTMQFNNYEEIPKNIQESILNR; encoded by the coding sequence ATGCCCAGGCAAATCAATCTGGAGAATATAAGAAACATTGGAATAATGGCTCATATTGATGCAGGTAAAACTACAACTACTGAGCGGATATTGTTTTATACAGGGAAAGTTCATAGAATGGGAGAAACTCATGAAGGCGATGCAACTATGGACTTCATGGAACAGGAGCAGGAACGAGGCATTACCATTAGTTCTGCAGCAACTACCGCTTACTGGAAAGATCATAGAATAAATATTATTGATACGCCGGGGCACGTTGACTTCACTGTTGAAGTCGAAAGATCTCTTCGCGTTCTCGATGGTTCAGTAACGCTTTTTTGTGCAAAAGGAGGAGTTGAGCCTCAATCAGAAACTGTCTGGAGACAGGCTGATAAATATCATGTACCTCGAATTGCATATGTAAATAAAATGGATACTATAGGTGCGGATTTTTTTAATTGCATTCAAATGATGAAAGACCGTTTGCATGCAAATGCTATACCGATCCAGCTGCCAATAGGAAAAGAAGAGAATTTTCAAGGAATTGCTGACCTCGTAACAATGAGGGCACATTATTATAGGGATGAACTTGGCCAGGTTATAGAAGAAGGCCCAATTCCCGAAGAGATGAAAGATATTGTACAAAAATACAGGGACATTTTAATTGAAGCTGTTGCTGAACAAGACGAAGAATTAACTATTAAATATCTAGAAGGTGAAGAGCTGACTGAAGAGGAAATACGTGCAGGAATAAGAAAAGCTACTATAGGGGCAAAAATGGTGCCAGTATTGTGTGGTTCATCTTACAAAAACAAAGGCGTGCAGCAATTACTGGATGCAGTAGTATATTACCTGCCTTCTCCCATTGATATTCCACCAGTACATGGTTTTTCAACTGACCATGATGAAGAATTGGTGAGAAAGGCAGATGATAATGAACCATTTTCTGCTTTAGCTTTTAAAATTATAATGGACCCATATGTAGGAAAGTTGTGTTTCTTCAGAGTCTATTCAGGACAGCTAAAGGCAGGTTCATATGTGCTCAATTCAACAAAAAACAAAAAAGAAAGAATTGGCCGCTTACTGCTTGTGCATGCAAACCACAGGGAAGACGTGGATGCTGTTTACGCAGGAGACATTGCCGCAGCTGTAGGTTTGAAAGACACTACAACAGGGGACACATTATGTGATGAAAACCACCCTATAGTTCTCGAATCAATGGAATTTCCCGAACCGGTTATATCCATAGCCATTGAGCCAAAGAGCAAAGCCGGACAGGAAAAGATGGACATTGCCCTGCAAAAACTGTCAGAGGAAGATCCTACATTTAAAGTATACAACAATCCGGAAACAGGTCAGACAGTTATATCCGGAATGGGAGAACTCCACCTGGACATCATAGTTGACAGAATGATGAGAGAGTTTAAGGTCGAAGCTAATGTAGGTTCACCGCAGGTTGCGTATAAAGAAACTATCCGCAAACCTGTTAAATCTGAAGGGAAATTTGTAAGGCAATCCGGTGGTAGAGGACAGTATGGGCATTGCTGGATTGAAATTGAACCTCTCCCAAAAGGGGAAGGTTATATCTTTGAAAATAAAATTGTTGGAGGAGCAATACCAAAGGAGTTTATCCCTGCAATTGACGCCGGAATACAGGAAGCCATGAAAAGTGGAATATTAGGAGGCTATCAGGTCCTGGATGTAAAGGTTACACTTGTAGATGGATCCTACCATGAGGTAGATTCTTCCGAAATGGCATTTAAAATTGCTGCATCCATGGCATTTAAAGAAGGTTGCCGTAAAGCAGACCCGGTATTGCTTGAACCTATAATGAAGGTTGATATTGTGGTGCCGGAAGAGTATTTGGGTGACGTAATGGGTGATATAAACTCCAGGCGTGGAAGAATTTCCGGAATAGAAGCCCGTTCAGGCGCCCAGGTAATTACTGCTTATGTCCCGCTTGCCCAGATGTTTGGATATGCTACAGAACTGCGTTCAAAAACTCAGGGAAGAGGAGTCTTTACGATGCAGTTCAATAACTATGAAGAAATTCCTAAAAATATACAGGAATCCATTCTAAACAGGTAA